In one window of Rhodoglobus vestalii DNA:
- a CDS encoding metal ABC transporter substrate-binding protein, translated as MASTTQSTFLRGSRRAFITALTALTGLTVFGLTGCTIASDAGALPDPADDRPVVLTTFTVLADMAENVAGDKLRVESITKVGAEIHGYEPTPGDIAKAAEADLILDNGLNLEAWFAQFVGGLDVPHVVVSEGVETITIAEDAYKGLPNPHAWMSPVNGQIYVDNMVTAFSELDPDNAATYETNGDAYKQELQAVSDELTAELATLTPSQRALTTCEGAFSYLARDAGLTEHYLWAVNAEQQATPRQIASVIEVVRERNIPAVFCESTVSDRAMQQVVEATGTRFGGTLYVDSLSQADGPVPSYLELLRYDAQVIISGLTGEGS; from the coding sequence ATGGCCAGCACGACGCAATCCACTTTTCTCCGCGGCAGTCGAAGAGCATTCATTACCGCTCTCACCGCTCTTACCGGGCTCACCGTATTCGGGCTTACCGGGTGCACGATCGCCTCGGATGCTGGTGCGCTGCCCGACCCTGCCGACGACCGCCCCGTCGTTCTCACGACCTTTACGGTGCTGGCAGATATGGCAGAGAATGTGGCTGGCGATAAACTGCGGGTGGAGTCGATCACCAAGGTTGGTGCCGAAATTCATGGCTATGAACCCACACCCGGTGACATAGCGAAAGCTGCTGAAGCCGATCTCATTCTTGACAATGGGCTCAATCTTGAGGCTTGGTTCGCACAGTTCGTTGGGGGGCTTGATGTTCCCCATGTTGTCGTCTCTGAAGGGGTGGAGACGATCACCATTGCTGAAGATGCCTACAAGGGTTTGCCCAATCCGCACGCCTGGATGAGCCCCGTTAATGGGCAGATTTATGTTGACAATATGGTGACCGCGTTCAGCGAACTCGACCCCGATAATGCGGCAACCTACGAGACCAATGGTGATGCCTACAAACAGGAACTCCAGGCGGTAAGTGATGAGCTCACCGCAGAATTGGCAACGCTCACGCCCTCGCAGCGGGCGCTCACCACCTGTGAAGGAGCGTTCTCCTATCTGGCTCGGGATGCCGGCCTCACCGAGCACTATCTGTGGGCGGTCAATGCCGAGCAGCAGGCGACCCCGCGGCAAATCGCCAGCGTCATTGAGGTCGTCCGCGAGCGGAATATCCCTGCAGTGTTCTGCGAATCCACGGTCTCCGACCGCGCGATGCAGCAGGTCGTTGAGGCCACCGGCACGCGCTTTGGGGGAACCCTCTATGTGGACTCCCTCTCGCAAGCCGATGGTCCCGTTCCGTCATACCTTGAGCTTCTGCGGTATGACGCCCAAGTTATTATTTCTGGGCTCACCGGCGAGGGCTCGTAG
- a CDS encoding sodium-dependent transporter: protein MAEHHGSVASRPREQWSGQLGFILSAIGSAVGLGNIWRFPGVAYENGGGAFLIPYLIALVTAGIPILFLDYAIGHRFRGSSPTAFRRLGGKAGKWLESLGWFQVWICIVIAVYYAAVVAWAASYFTFSFDLRWGDDTAGFFQNEFLQVSDPGFSAQFVPAVLIPLVLVWVLVLVVLGSGIAKGVQRANVIFLPLLVVAFLILVVRALFLDGAMDGLNALFTPDWAALGNPSVWIAAYSQIFFSLSIAFGIMITYSSYRARRANVTAPALVVAFANSSFEIIAGIGVFATLGFFAFQQGVGIDELEGLTGVGLSFITFPAIVSEMPGGALFGALFFGSLVMAGFTSLLSVLQVVSSAFQDKFGLSARQASLRVGIVLAVVSVLLFSTTTGLITLDTVDQWANNIGIVVAAIASTILVIWVFRKGPELAAHLNAVSTFKVGRIWQLLVGVLAPIVLLYMLIQRIIVLVTEGYEGYPLWYLAVAGWGTVAVILVGAITMTALRWRHDPDDFTAWPSAEALKELKK from the coding sequence TTGGCAGAGCACCACGGATCAGTTGCATCGCGGCCACGAGAACAGTGGAGTGGCCAGCTAGGCTTCATCCTCTCGGCCATCGGCTCAGCCGTGGGCCTGGGCAACATCTGGCGCTTCCCCGGAGTGGCCTATGAGAATGGTGGCGGAGCATTTCTGATTCCCTACCTGATCGCACTGGTTACTGCCGGCATCCCGATCCTGTTCCTCGACTATGCGATTGGTCACCGCTTTCGTGGTTCCTCCCCCACCGCCTTCCGTCGCCTCGGTGGCAAAGCCGGCAAATGGCTTGAATCGCTTGGCTGGTTCCAAGTGTGGATCTGCATCGTCATCGCCGTGTACTACGCGGCCGTCGTGGCCTGGGCAGCCAGCTATTTCACCTTCAGCTTCGATCTGCGCTGGGGTGACGACACTGCCGGGTTCTTTCAGAATGAGTTTCTTCAGGTAAGCGACCCAGGATTCAGCGCGCAGTTCGTTCCCGCCGTGCTGATTCCGCTTGTGCTGGTCTGGGTGCTCGTGTTGGTCGTGCTCGGTTCCGGCATCGCCAAGGGAGTGCAGCGCGCCAACGTGATCTTTCTGCCCCTGCTGGTTGTCGCCTTCCTGATCTTGGTAGTACGTGCGCTGTTCTTGGATGGCGCCATGGACGGCCTCAACGCTCTCTTCACGCCCGACTGGGCAGCCCTCGGCAACCCCAGTGTGTGGATCGCCGCCTACAGCCAGATCTTCTTCTCACTGTCGATCGCGTTCGGCATTATGATCACCTACTCCTCGTACCGAGCACGTCGCGCCAACGTCACCGCCCCCGCGCTGGTTGTTGCGTTCGCGAACTCATCGTTCGAGATCATCGCCGGCATCGGTGTGTTCGCCACCCTCGGCTTCTTCGCGTTCCAGCAGGGTGTCGGCATTGATGAACTTGAGGGGCTCACCGGCGTTGGTCTCTCGTTCATCACCTTCCCCGCGATCGTCTCCGAAATGCCAGGGGGTGCACTGTTTGGCGCACTCTTCTTTGGCTCGCTTGTGATGGCAGGATTCACCTCACTTTTGTCCGTGTTGCAGGTGGTGTCATCCGCGTTCCAAGACAAATTCGGCCTGAGCGCGCGTCAGGCATCGCTGCGTGTCGGTATCGTGCTCGCCGTTGTCTCGGTGCTGCTCTTCTCGACGACCACCGGCCTCATCACTCTCGACACTGTCGACCAGTGGGCGAATAACATCGGAATCGTCGTCGCCGCAATCGCCTCCACAATCCTTGTGATCTGGGTGTTCCGCAAGGGCCCCGAGCTTGCAGCACACCTCAACGCCGTCTCCACCTTTAAGGTGGGCCGTATTTGGCAGTTACTCGTCGGCGTGCTCGCCCCGATTGTGCTGCTCTATATGCTCATCCAGCGAATTATTGTGCTCGTGACCGAAGGCTATGAAGGGTACCCGCTGTGGTATTTGGCGGTCGCAGGCTGGGGCACAGTCGCGGTCATACTGGTCGGAGCGATCACTATGACGGCTTTGCGGTGGAGGCATGACCCCGACGATTTCACTGCGTGGCCCAGCGCCGAAGCACTGAAGGAGCTCAAGAAATGA
- a CDS encoding MetS family NSS transporter small subunit, translated as MTGIAFAFFLVAAVLVWGGLIASIIFIARRPQVEKYPEGSELVGDDD; from the coding sequence ATGACCGGCATCGCGTTTGCATTCTTCCTTGTCGCCGCCGTACTCGTCTGGGGCGGACTTATCGCGAGCATCATCTTTATCGCGCGACGACCCCAGGTCGAGAAGTACCCTGAGGGCTCAGAGCTCGTCGGCGACGACGATTAG
- a CDS encoding SPFH domain-containing protein — translation MELFATGGTVLLIGIGVVVVVVLLLILLLIARAWFKVARADEALVVSGRSQKDSSGRDSAVTVIVNGKALVNPITQRHETISLRSRQVSMTAEAQSADNVTLQVEAVAIVKIGSEPDLVRRAAERFASQDAAIEQFTTEQLEGALRGVVATLSVVELMRERKKFSDQIATDVSTELSEQGLILDSFQIKGIGDKVGYIQSLGTPQIESKRREAELATADANREISKRNITVAEANLIEQTALDKNTADSKAEVGKANAEAEQAEALARATAEQGVLQQRAENRQAELDADVKRLADANLYKAQKDADSDAYRLVKGAEAQAQIAAVEAEAVRVRAAADADATRLAGEAKAASIEAEAGALAKHQEALLAQRALEALPLVMEQWAKGYGQIGSVTVIGGNGSSAADTIGNESAIALRSSFESIKAATGLDLASLIQGRAVGQAVGEGARGSSSESSVDAGLAHFADSGFGSAAKSSSPAEDPATDDPAADDSSGVEGDSAQ, via the coding sequence ATGGAACTCTTCGCCACCGGCGGAACCGTCCTCCTGATCGGAATCGGGGTGGTGGTAGTTGTTGTACTGCTGCTCATCCTTCTCCTGATCGCGCGGGCATGGTTTAAGGTCGCCCGCGCCGACGAAGCGCTCGTCGTCTCCGGTCGTTCCCAGAAAGATTCCAGTGGGCGCGATTCGGCGGTCACTGTCATTGTTAATGGCAAGGCTCTGGTCAACCCGATCACGCAGCGCCACGAAACGATTTCGCTTCGCTCGCGTCAGGTCTCGATGACCGCAGAAGCCCAGTCGGCCGACAACGTCACCCTTCAGGTTGAGGCTGTCGCCATTGTGAAGATTGGGTCAGAACCCGACCTCGTGCGTCGTGCCGCAGAGCGTTTCGCGTCGCAGGATGCGGCCATCGAGCAGTTCACAACAGAGCAGCTTGAGGGTGCCCTCCGTGGTGTCGTCGCAACGCTGTCCGTTGTTGAGCTGATGCGGGAGCGCAAGAAATTCTCTGACCAGATCGCTACCGACGTTTCGACCGAACTTTCGGAGCAGGGCCTCATCCTTGACTCATTCCAGATCAAGGGCATCGGTGACAAGGTTGGCTACATCCAGTCACTCGGTACGCCGCAGATTGAGTCCAAGCGTCGCGAGGCAGAGCTGGCCACCGCTGACGCGAACCGCGAAATCTCTAAGCGCAACATCACCGTCGCTGAGGCGAACCTGATCGAGCAGACCGCGCTCGACAAGAACACCGCAGACTCGAAGGCTGAGGTTGGTAAAGCAAACGCGGAAGCCGAGCAGGCAGAAGCACTCGCTCGCGCCACGGCCGAGCAGGGAGTTCTCCAGCAGCGTGCCGAGAACCGTCAGGCCGAACTCGATGCTGACGTAAAGCGGCTTGCTGACGCAAACCTGTACAAGGCGCAAAAAGATGCGGACTCCGACGCCTACCGCCTCGTCAAGGGTGCAGAAGCTCAAGCCCAGATCGCGGCCGTCGAAGCTGAGGCTGTGCGCGTTCGTGCCGCCGCCGATGCCGATGCAACCCGTCTCGCCGGTGAAGCAAAAGCAGCAAGCATTGAGGCAGAAGCTGGCGCGCTCGCGAAGCACCAAGAAGCACTCCTCGCCCAGCGCGCCCTCGAGGCACTTCCGCTCGTCATGGAGCAGTGGGCCAAGGGTTACGGCCAGATCGGCTCCGTCACCGTCATCGGTGGCAACGGATCCAGTGCGGCTGACACCATCGGCAACGAGAGCGCGATCGCATTGCGCAGCTCGTTCGAGTCGATCAAGGCCGCTACCGGACTCGACCTTGCCTCCCTCATCCAGGGTCGCGCAGTCGGTCAAGCAGTCGGCGAAGGCGCTCGCGGCAGCAGTTCAGAAAGTTCAGTGGATGCCGGACTTGCGCACTTTGCCGACAGCGGTTTCGGCTCTGCTGCAAAATCGTCGTCACCAGCAGAAGACCCCGCCACTGACGACCCCGCCGCTGACGACTCCTCAGGCGTTGAGGGCGACAGCGCTCAGTAG
- a CDS encoding ornithine cyclodeaminase family protein, with protein sequence MTATTPRYLDEAAVRAAISPAQAVDAVQDALRAGFDPGMDHARVFERLTRGQFLLMPSEVGPHAGIKVLTVSPNNPGHGLPRIQGLYILFDAETLSPTLLLDGAALTSIRTPAVSFAATATALLRSPDPLDVVIFGAGPQATEHLATLRAVLGEQRSIASVTVVARTARIVDIAQARVVEAGSTEASEAVAIAGLIVCATTARTPVFDSTTVRSDVVVVAVGSHEPNARELDGALMARAQVVVEDVLTAVRESGDVVMAIDEGALTSDDLIPVADVVRGTVQLDAERPIVFKSSGMSWEDLAIASAIASATGRTADAA encoded by the coding sequence ATGACCGCTACGACACCTCGATACCTCGACGAAGCCGCGGTGCGTGCCGCCATCAGCCCGGCGCAAGCGGTCGATGCGGTACAGGACGCGCTCCGTGCGGGCTTCGATCCCGGGATGGATCATGCTCGCGTATTCGAGAGACTCACCCGGGGGCAGTTCTTGCTGATGCCGTCGGAAGTGGGCCCGCACGCCGGCATCAAGGTGCTCACCGTCAGCCCCAACAACCCGGGTCACGGATTGCCGCGCATTCAGGGGCTCTACATTTTGTTCGACGCCGAAACGCTCTCGCCGACACTTCTGCTGGATGGCGCCGCTCTCACGAGCATCCGCACGCCGGCTGTCTCCTTCGCTGCCACAGCGACGGCACTTCTGCGGTCGCCTGATCCTCTCGATGTCGTCATTTTTGGGGCCGGCCCGCAAGCGACAGAACACTTGGCCACGCTTCGAGCAGTTCTCGGCGAACAGCGGTCGATTGCATCCGTGACTGTCGTCGCTCGCACTGCTCGAATTGTCGACATCGCCCAGGCACGAGTTGTCGAAGCGGGCAGCACCGAGGCCTCCGAAGCGGTCGCGATCGCCGGGCTCATCGTGTGTGCAACGACCGCCCGCACTCCAGTGTTCGACTCCACCACCGTGCGGTCGGATGTCGTTGTCGTTGCGGTTGGTTCCCATGAGCCGAATGCTCGTGAGCTTGACGGTGCGCTCATGGCCCGGGCGCAAGTGGTCGTGGAAGATGTCCTCACCGCGGTGCGGGAAAGCGGCGACGTGGTTATGGCGATCGACGAAGGGGCGCTCACTTCTGATGACCTCATCCCGGTGGCCGATGTCGTTCGCGGCACAGTGCAGCTCGATGCTGAAAGGCCCATCGTGTTTAAGAGTTCGGGTATGAGTTGGGAAGACCTAGCCATCGCATCCGCGATCGCATCCGCCACCGGTCGCACCGCCGACGCAGCCTAG
- a CDS encoding HPF/RaiA family ribosome-associated protein, which produces MHVIVNTDNNITLSEDSTAEIVSSVESKLSHFSSHLTRVEVHLSDESAGRSTGDDIRCQLEARPEGKNPELASDNASTVETAVNGAIRKMRHVLDTAFGRADQHKGDSSMGGVEPR; this is translated from the coding sequence ATGCACGTCATCGTCAATACCGATAACAACATCACCCTCAGCGAAGACTCGACCGCCGAGATCGTGTCTTCGGTCGAAAGCAAGCTCTCGCATTTCAGTTCCCACCTGACCCGGGTTGAGGTGCACTTGAGCGACGAGAGCGCCGGTCGCAGCACAGGTGACGACATCCGTTGCCAACTTGAGGCCCGCCCCGAGGGCAAAAATCCTGAACTCGCGAGCGATAACGCATCAACTGTCGAAACCGCGGTCAATGGTGCCATTCGAAAGATGCGACACGTGCTCGACACAGCGTTTGGGCGCGCCGACCAGCACAAGGGCGACAGCTCGATGGGTGGAGTCGAGCCCCGCTAG
- a CDS encoding SOUL family heme-binding protein, translating into MTEKQPFDLVATEGTIEVRRYPEHVVAETEVSADFEDAGNRAFRFLFGYISGDNTAQQSIDMTSPVVQAKSQRVAMTAPVVQTGAGGNYTVAFVLPASFDEASAPLPTRSEVSLRTVPARLVAAMRFTGRWSKSSFDKHVTRLLSGVTDAGLTTIGEPWFARFDPPLTPSFLRHNEVLVEVAENPTK; encoded by the coding sequence ATGACTGAGAAGCAGCCGTTCGATCTCGTTGCCACCGAGGGCACAATCGAGGTGCGCCGATACCCCGAGCACGTTGTTGCCGAGACAGAGGTGTCCGCTGATTTCGAGGATGCCGGAAACCGTGCGTTCCGCTTTCTTTTCGGCTACATCTCCGGTGACAACACCGCGCAGCAGTCAATCGATATGACCTCCCCGGTAGTTCAGGCAAAGTCCCAACGAGTCGCTATGACGGCACCCGTGGTGCAAACTGGCGCCGGCGGCAACTACACGGTCGCTTTCGTGCTCCCGGCATCCTTCGATGAAGCGTCGGCACCCCTCCCAACTCGCAGCGAGGTGTCGCTGCGCACAGTGCCCGCGAGGCTTGTGGCTGCGATGAGATTCACGGGCCGCTGGAGCAAGTCGTCTTTCGACAAGCACGTCACCCGGTTGCTATCCGGGGTGACGGATGCTGGGCTCACCACCATCGGTGAACCCTGGTTCGCACGCTTCGACCCACCCCTCACGCCCTCATTTCTCCGCCATAACGAGGTGCTTGTTGAGGTCGCTGAGAACCCCACCAAATAG
- a CDS encoding dihydrolipoyl dehydrogenase family protein, which translates to MELTKGRDHYDLVVIGAGPAGTSAAIRAAELGARVAVVEASRTGGTCVNTGCVPTRVLAKTARLVREVRLAHKYGIAISAPEVQWNATVTRVRATVDKVRSLKDEPGRFSALGIELILDGRARFVDTTTLALDSGRRITGDSVIIAVGGHSRRLPIPGAELATVPEHVLDLPSLPRRIAIIGAGNTGAQLVTVFSAFGSQVALLDVAPRILAASDSDISAAVSTAFVEQGVAVHTGLDGVESLTRSADGSIMLTWRSGGEPVSADFDAVVMATGWPADVDDLGLENAGITVVRSSIPVDQYFRSAVPHIYAVGDANGRDMLVQAAHFEGEAAAENAVLDANRRTPHHLLPAGGFTDPDYAGVGLTEEQARQRDRHCVVATVPYTELDRAVIDDRARGFLKLIADRRRELILGAHAVGENAIEVVQSVTTAMAAGIDVSTLAGVKFAYPTYSAVIGLAARALLAERAPLAEHSEVHTSSPAAN; encoded by the coding sequence ATGGAGCTAACTAAAGGTCGCGATCACTACGACCTTGTCGTCATCGGTGCGGGCCCGGCCGGAACCTCGGCGGCGATTCGCGCGGCAGAGTTGGGCGCCCGGGTGGCGGTGGTGGAGGCATCCCGCACCGGGGGGACCTGCGTCAATACCGGTTGTGTACCGACCCGGGTGCTCGCAAAAACGGCGAGACTGGTGCGCGAGGTGCGACTCGCCCACAAATATGGCATTGCAATCTCGGCACCCGAGGTGCAGTGGAACGCGACAGTGACCCGGGTGCGCGCAACCGTGGACAAGGTTCGGTCGCTGAAGGACGAGCCCGGACGTTTCTCGGCGTTAGGGATTGAACTCATCCTTGATGGCAGGGCACGGTTTGTCGACACCACGACGCTTGCGCTTGACAGTGGGCGACGCATCACGGGTGATTCGGTGATTATTGCTGTCGGTGGGCACTCGCGGCGTCTGCCGATTCCGGGTGCTGAACTCGCGACCGTGCCCGAGCATGTGCTCGATTTGCCCTCCCTTCCCCGCCGCATCGCGATTATCGGTGCCGGCAACACCGGCGCTCAGCTGGTCACTGTTTTCAGTGCCTTTGGCTCTCAGGTGGCGTTGCTGGATGTCGCGCCCAGAATTCTGGCGGCATCGGACAGCGATATTTCTGCCGCCGTTTCTACCGCGTTCGTGGAACAGGGTGTCGCGGTGCATACGGGCTTGGACGGTGTGGAAAGTTTGACACGATCCGCAGACGGCTCGATCATGCTTACCTGGCGCTCGGGCGGGGAGCCGGTGTCTGCTGACTTCGATGCCGTCGTCATGGCCACGGGTTGGCCGGCGGATGTTGATGACCTTGGATTGGAGAACGCCGGGATCACGGTCGTGCGTTCGTCAATTCCCGTCGACCAGTATTTTCGCAGCGCTGTGCCACATATTTACGCCGTGGGGGATGCCAATGGTCGCGACATGCTCGTGCAGGCCGCACATTTTGAGGGTGAAGCGGCCGCAGAAAATGCGGTGCTTGATGCCAACCGTCGCACACCCCACCACTTGCTTCCCGCCGGAGGTTTTACGGACCCGGATTATGCTGGCGTCGGGCTGACAGAGGAACAGGCTCGACAGCGTGACCGCCACTGTGTGGTCGCTACGGTGCCGTATACCGAGCTCGATCGTGCGGTAATCGATGACCGGGCCCGCGGTTTTTTGAAACTGATTGCTGATCGTCGACGGGAGCTGATCTTGGGAGCGCACGCCGTCGGTGAAAATGCTATCGAGGTCGTTCAATCCGTCACTACGGCGATGGCGGCAGGCATTGATGTCTCGACACTCGCCGGGGTGAAGTTTGCGTACCCGACCTACAGTGCGGTCATCGGACTTGCGGCTCGCGCGCTGCTGGCGGAACGCGCGCCGCTCGCGGAGCACTCGGAGGTGCATACGAGTTCACCGGCCGCGAACTGA
- a CDS encoding ATP-binding protein — MSVWRIRDFHSDDLDGILHLWEELTALKIDPVYGLSEVLASCEKDQAVVAMHGDEVIGAAVGRAAHAQGWIVFLTTAQRWQNQGIGTAMLGALEKRMAPFGLAKLSALLPESASRVDAFVNRGFEVKKNLRYFERHIPVQREELRSLAELGGRMLPRDLWEGVGGMQREKELLERRLVMPLAKPEMADQYGVVPPKAVVLFGPPGTGKTTFAKAIASRLDWPFVEVFPSRLAADPKGLAGALRETFLKVSELEHVVVFIDEVEEIAAQRGGEPPSALQGVTNELLKIIPAFREQPGRLLVCATNFIRALDSALLRHGRFDYVVPIGLPDVAARHAIWERYIPAGVTGLVDLDVLVSSSEGFSPADVEYAARRASQEALERALFDSVDAAAPANPAGSAAPAGPTTEDYLSAIRSTRTTVSAQVAAEFLEDIERLARL, encoded by the coding sequence TTGTCTGTATGGCGCATCCGCGACTTTCACTCCGACGATCTTGACGGCATCCTGCATCTGTGGGAAGAGCTCACGGCCCTAAAGATTGACCCGGTGTACGGACTCTCGGAGGTGCTCGCGAGCTGTGAGAAGGATCAGGCTGTCGTTGCCATGCACGGCGATGAGGTAATCGGTGCTGCTGTCGGTCGTGCGGCCCACGCGCAGGGTTGGATTGTGTTCCTCACAACCGCGCAGCGCTGGCAGAACCAGGGTATTGGCACGGCAATGCTCGGTGCACTGGAAAAGCGAATGGCGCCGTTCGGGCTCGCCAAACTTTCTGCGCTGCTTCCGGAGTCGGCAAGCCGCGTGGATGCTTTCGTCAATCGCGGCTTCGAAGTGAAAAAGAATTTACGATATTTTGAGCGCCACATCCCGGTGCAGCGCGAAGAGTTGCGCTCCCTTGCCGAGTTGGGTGGGCGGATGCTTCCCCGCGACCTGTGGGAAGGTGTCGGCGGTATGCAGCGCGAAAAAGAGCTGCTTGAGCGCCGCCTGGTGATGCCGCTCGCCAAACCGGAGATGGCTGACCAGTATGGGGTGGTGCCGCCGAAAGCAGTTGTACTGTTCGGCCCTCCTGGCACGGGAAAGACCACCTTCGCCAAGGCGATCGCGTCGCGTCTGGATTGGCCATTCGTCGAGGTATTCCCGTCCCGACTCGCCGCCGATCCGAAGGGGCTCGCGGGTGCTCTGCGAGAGACCTTCCTTAAAGTCTCCGAGCTTGAGCATGTGGTGGTTTTCATCGACGAGGTCGAGGAGATCGCGGCACAGCGTGGCGGTGAACCGCCGTCGGCCCTGCAGGGAGTTACCAACGAACTACTCAAAATCATCCCAGCGTTCCGCGAGCAGCCGGGGCGACTCCTTGTGTGCGCCACCAACTTCATTCGCGCTCTCGACTCCGCCCTGCTCCGCCATGGTCGCTTTGATTATGTCGTTCCGATTGGGCTACCGGATGTTGCGGCGCGGCACGCTATCTGGGAGCGCTACATTCCTGCCGGTGTCACTGGACTCGTTGACCTTGACGTGCTGGTGTCCTCAAGCGAGGGTTTTTCGCCCGCCGATGTTGAGTATGCGGCGCGCCGGGCTTCTCAAGAAGCACTGGAGCGCGCTCTCTTCGACAGTGTGGATGCCGCGGCTCCCGCCAATCCTGCCGGCTCCGCCGCCCCAGCTGGCCCGACCACCGAGGACTACCTCTCAGCGATCCGTTCCACCCGCACCACTGTCTCGGCTCAAGTCGCGGCAGAGTTTCTCGAAGATATTGAGCGGCTCGCCCGCCTCTAG
- a CDS encoding dienelactone hydrolase family protein — MTGTETQSAPVGQLAGWVRAPFTGAGTTYDCFEKGSGPGVVLIPEIPGITPEVLGLGEHLVAAGFTVVVPSPFGEPGRSISGGYMMGTILRLCVSSEFRAFATNAHRPITDYLRAVASDLAARTPGKGVGVIGQCFTGGFALAAAIDDSVAASVLSQPATPIPLGRARQLDPGVSRQEFDRIAARASAGEVCALGLRFSEDSSVPRARFDTIKKRLGDAFEIIQLDSSPGNPDGYAKSAHSVLTGEVRQNPANSASAARDRVVAFLKERISNERMDY; from the coding sequence GTGACAGGCACAGAGACCCAATCCGCCCCGGTAGGTCAGCTTGCCGGGTGGGTTCGCGCTCCATTCACGGGAGCCGGTACGACCTACGACTGTTTCGAAAAAGGCTCAGGGCCGGGAGTGGTGCTGATCCCTGAGATTCCGGGGATTACCCCCGAGGTTCTCGGCCTGGGCGAGCACCTCGTTGCGGCAGGCTTCACCGTGGTCGTACCCTCCCCGTTTGGAGAGCCGGGTCGATCCATCTCCGGCGGCTACATGATGGGAACGATACTTCGACTCTGTGTCTCGTCAGAGTTCCGGGCGTTCGCCACGAATGCCCATCGGCCAATCACGGATTACCTGAGGGCCGTCGCATCCGATCTCGCCGCCCGCACTCCAGGAAAAGGCGTCGGCGTTATTGGCCAGTGCTTCACCGGCGGCTTCGCTCTGGCAGCCGCAATTGATGATTCCGTTGCCGCGTCGGTTTTGAGCCAACCCGCCACACCAATTCCGTTGGGCCGCGCCCGCCAACTCGACCCCGGGGTCTCTCGGCAAGAATTTGATCGCATCGCGGCACGAGCCAGTGCCGGCGAAGTGTGTGCGCTCGGTTTACGTTTCAGCGAAGACAGCTCCGTCCCACGAGCACGATTCGACACCATCAAGAAGCGCCTCGGGGATGCCTTCGAGATTATCCAACTGGATTCTTCTCCGGGCAACCCCGACGGCTACGCGAAGTCCGCGCACTCGGTGCTCACCGGTGAGGTGCGCCAGAACCCCGCCAATTCGGCGTCGGCCGCCCGCGATCGCGTTGTTGCATTTTTGAAGGAACGGATCAGCAATGAGCGCATGGACTACTGA
- a CDS encoding SDR family NAD(P)-dependent oxidoreductase: MSAWTTEQIPDQSFRRVVVTGASSGLGEIIARELARTGAHVVLAVRNTTKGEASVGPHRRRL, encoded by the coding sequence ATGAGCGCATGGACTACTGAACAGATTCCTGACCAGAGTTTTCGGCGAGTTGTGGTCACCGGGGCGAGCTCCGGGCTCGGGGAGATCATTGCCCGCGAACTCGCCCGCACGGGCGCGCACGTTGTGCTGGCCGTTCGCAACACCACCAAGGGAGAAGCATCGGTGGGGCCGCACCGCAGACGGCTATGA